One stretch of Streptomyces sp. MMBL 11-1 DNA includes these proteins:
- the prfB gene encoding peptide chain release factor 2, with translation MAVVDISEELKSLSSTMGSIEAVLDLDALRADIAALEEQAAAPSLWDDPEAAQKITSKLSHLQAEVRKAETLRGRIDDLEVLFELAADESDADAQAEAEAELESVKKALDEMEVRTLLSGEYDAREALVTIRAEAGGVDAADFAEKLQRMYIRWAERHSYKTEVYETAYAEEAGIKSTTFAVQVPYAYGTLSVEQGTHRLVRISPFDNQGRRQTSFAGVEVLPVVEQTDHIEIDESELRVDVYRSSGPGGQGVNTTDSAVRLTHLPTGIVVSCQNERSQIQNKASAMNVLQAKLLERRRQEEQAKMNALKGDGGNSWGNQMRSYVLHPYQMVKDLRTEFEMGNPEAVFNGEIDGFVEAGIRWRKQREK, from the coding sequence GTGGCAGTCGTCGATATTTCCGAAGAGCTGAAGTCCCTCTCCTCGACCATGGGGTCGATCGAGGCCGTCCTGGACCTGGATGCGCTGAGGGCGGACATCGCCGCGCTCGAGGAGCAGGCTGCGGCGCCGTCCCTGTGGGACGACCCGGAGGCGGCCCAGAAGATCACCAGCAAGCTTTCCCACCTCCAGGCCGAGGTCCGCAAGGCCGAGACCCTGCGCGGCCGCATCGACGATCTCGAAGTCCTCTTCGAGCTCGCCGCGGACGAGAGCGACGCCGATGCCCAGGCGGAGGCCGAGGCCGAGCTGGAGTCGGTGAAGAAGGCGCTGGACGAGATGGAGGTCCGCACGCTCCTCTCCGGCGAGTACGACGCGCGCGAGGCCCTGGTGACCATCCGGGCCGAGGCCGGCGGCGTCGACGCCGCCGACTTCGCGGAGAAGCTCCAGCGCATGTACATCCGCTGGGCCGAGCGGCACAGCTACAAGACCGAGGTCTACGAGACCGCGTACGCGGAAGAGGCCGGCATCAAGTCGACCACCTTCGCCGTCCAGGTCCCGTACGCCTACGGCACGCTCTCCGTCGAGCAGGGAACCCACCGCCTGGTCCGCATCTCGCCCTTCGACAACCAGGGCCGCCGCCAGACGTCCTTCGCGGGTGTCGAGGTGCTCCCGGTCGTCGAGCAGACCGACCACATCGAGATCGACGAGTCCGAGCTGCGCGTGGATGTGTACCGCTCCTCGGGCCCCGGCGGACAGGGCGTCAACACCACGGACTCCGCGGTGCGGCTGACCCACCTGCCCACCGGCATCGTCGTCTCCTGCCAGAACGAGCGTTCGCAGATCCAGAACAAGGCGTCCGCGATGAACGTCCTCCAGGCGAAGCTCCTTGAGCGCCGCCGCCAGGAGGAGCAGGCGAAGATGAACGCGCTCAAGGGCGACGGCGGCAACTCCTGGGGCAACCAGATGCGTTCGTACGTCCTGCACCCGTACCAGATGGTCAAGGACCTGCGTACGGAGTTCGAGATGGGTAACCCCGAAGCGGTCTTCAACGGCGAGATCGACGGCTTCGTCGAAGCGGGCATCCGCTGGCGCAAGCAGCGCGAGAAGTAG
- a CDS encoding serine/threonine-protein kinase → MRPVGSKYLLEEPLGRGATGTVWRARQRETAGAEAAVAGQPGETVAIKVLKEELANDADVVMRFLRERSVLLRLTHPNIVRTRDLVVEGDLLALVMDLIDGPDLHRYLRENGPLTPVAASLLTAQIADALAASHADGVVHRDLKPANVLVDERDGQMHPMLTDFGIARLADSPGLTRTHEFVGTPAYVAPESAEGRPQTSAVDIYGAGILLYELVTGRPPFAGGTALEVLHRHLSEEPSRPSNVPAPLWTVIERCLSKDPDRRPSAENLARGLRTVASGIGVHANSAQIAAAEGVGALLAPDPAPTAVPETPGAADPTQVLPSNAGSFDPAGATSVLPQSGPGGQGGPGGGHADPTAVLPPVPQRPDGPPQPDGPHPWQSQLQAARDRNDQTQVQYLDPSQDPLRRRPQRQPQPQQHQQQPPQRRQPPPQHQQYPPQHQQQQQYQPQRYQQPQQPQRQQYAPPPPPPQPQQPQQPAARPPREPRPPRQRGANPMRIPGLGCLKGCLFTVVLLFVAGWLIWELTPLQDWVAQGKGYWEAIGDAIGTVTGWISDLGDSTGDPGGA, encoded by the coding sequence GTGCGGCCGGTAGGCAGCAAATACCTGCTCGAGGAGCCGCTCGGACGCGGCGCCACGGGCACCGTCTGGCGAGCCCGCCAGCGGGAGACCGCGGGCGCCGAGGCAGCCGTCGCGGGTCAGCCCGGCGAGACCGTGGCCATCAAGGTCCTCAAGGAGGAGCTGGCCAACGACGCCGACGTCGTGATGCGGTTCCTGCGGGAGCGCTCCGTCCTGCTGAGGCTCACGCACCCCAACATCGTGCGCACCCGGGACCTCGTCGTCGAGGGCGATCTCCTCGCCCTGGTCATGGACCTGATCGACGGCCCCGACCTGCACCGCTATCTCCGCGAGAACGGCCCGCTCACCCCGGTCGCCGCTTCCCTGCTCACCGCCCAGATCGCGGACGCGCTCGCCGCCAGCCACGCCGACGGCGTCGTCCACCGCGACCTCAAGCCGGCCAACGTGCTCGTCGACGAGCGCGACGGCCAGATGCACCCGATGCTCACCGACTTCGGCATCGCGCGCCTGGCCGACTCCCCGGGCCTGACCCGTACCCACGAGTTCGTCGGCACGCCCGCCTACGTGGCGCCGGAGTCCGCCGAGGGCCGCCCGCAGACCTCCGCCGTCGACATCTACGGCGCGGGCATCCTGCTGTACGAGCTGGTCACCGGCCGCCCGCCGTTCGCCGGGGGCACCGCCCTGGAGGTCCTGCACCGGCACCTCAGCGAGGAGCCCAGCCGCCCCTCCAACGTCCCGGCCCCGCTGTGGACGGTCATAGAGCGCTGCCTGAGCAAGGACCCGGACCGGCGGCCCAGCGCCGAGAACCTGGCCCGCGGTCTGCGTACGGTCGCCTCGGGCATCGGCGTCCACGCGAACTCCGCCCAGATCGCCGCCGCCGAAGGGGTGGGCGCCCTGCTCGCCCCCGACCCGGCGCCCACCGCGGTCCCGGAGACCCCGGGCGCGGCCGACCCCACGCAGGTGCTGCCGAGCAACGCGGGTTCCTTCGACCCCGCCGGCGCCACCAGCGTGCTCCCGCAGTCCGGCCCCGGAGGCCAGGGCGGCCCCGGCGGCGGCCACGCCGACCCGACCGCCGTCCTGCCGCCCGTACCGCAGCGCCCCGACGGGCCGCCGCAGCCGGACGGGCCGCACCCCTGGCAGTCGCAGCTCCAGGCGGCCCGCGACCGCAACGATCAGACCCAGGTCCAGTACCTCGACCCGAGCCAGGACCCGCTGCGCCGACGCCCCCAGCGCCAGCCGCAGCCGCAGCAGCATCAGCAGCAGCCGCCCCAGCGCCGTCAGCCGCCTCCGCAGCATCAGCAGTACCCGCCGCAACACCAGCAGCAACAGCAGTACCAGCCGCAGCGCTACCAGCAGCCGCAGCAGCCTCAGCGGCAGCAGTACGCGCCCCCGCCCCCGCCCCCACAGCCGCAGCAGCCCCAGCAGCCGGCCGCGCGTCCGCCGCGCGAGCCGCGTCCGCCGAGGCAGCGCGGTGCCAACCCGATGCGCATCCCCGGTCTCGGCTGCCTCAAGGGCTGCCTGTTCACCGTGGTGCTCCTGTTCGTCGCCGGCTGGCTCATCTGGGAGCTGACCCCGCTCCAGGACTGGGTCGCCCAGGGCAAGGGTTACTGGGAGGCGATCGGCGACGCGATCGGCACGGTCACCGGCTGGATCTCCGACCTCGGCGACAGCACGGGCGATCCGGGCGGGGCCTGA
- the ftsX gene encoding permease-like cell division protein FtsX, with amino-acid sequence MRAQFVLSEIGVGLRRNLTMTFAVVVSVALSLALFGGALLMREQVSTMKDYWYDKVNVSIFLCNKNDAKDMPKCAKGAVTKEQKEQIKVDLEKMDAVETVHFETVDEAYKHYQEQFGDSPMAGNITPDQMQESFRVKLDDPQKYKVVATAFAGRDGVQSVQDQRSILDQLFELMNGMNAVAVYVMILMLVIALILIVNTVRVSAFSRRRETGIMRLVGASGFYIQAPFIMEAAVAGLIGGVLACAMLLGGRYFLIDGGLALQEKLNLINFIGWDAVLTKLPLVLAIGLLMPAVAALFALRKYLKV; translated from the coding sequence ATGCGCGCCCAGTTCGTCCTGTCGGAGATCGGCGTCGGTCTCCGCCGCAACCTCACGATGACCTTCGCGGTCGTGGTCTCCGTCGCCCTCTCGCTCGCCCTGTTCGGCGGTGCGCTGCTGATGCGCGAGCAGGTCAGCACGATGAAGGACTACTGGTACGACAAGGTCAACGTCTCGATCTTCCTCTGCAACAAGAACGACGCCAAGGACATGCCCAAGTGTGCCAAGGGGGCTGTCACCAAGGAGCAGAAGGAACAGATCAAGGTCGATCTGGAGAAGATGGACGCCGTGGAGACGGTCCACTTCGAGACCGTCGACGAGGCGTACAAGCACTACCAGGAGCAGTTCGGCGACTCCCCGATGGCGGGCAACATCACGCCCGACCAGATGCAGGAGTCCTTCCGGGTCAAGCTGGACGACCCGCAGAAGTACAAGGTCGTCGCGACGGCCTTCGCCGGGCGGGACGGGGTGCAGTCCGTCCAGGACCAGCGCTCCATCCTGGACCAGCTCTTCGAGCTGATGAACGGCATGAACGCCGTCGCGGTCTACGTGATGATCCTGATGCTGGTCATCGCGCTGATCCTGATCGTCAACACCGTGCGCGTCTCCGCGTTCAGCCGGAGACGTGAAACAGGCATCATGCGCCTCGTGGGGGCCTCCGGCTTCTACATCCAGGCCCCCTTCATCATGGAGGCGGCCGTCGCCGGCCTGATCGGCGGCGTGCTGGCCTGCGCCATGCTGCTCGGCGGACGCTACTTCCTGATCGACGGCGGCCTCGCGCTCCAGGAGAAGCTGAACCTGATCAACTTCATCGGCTGGGACGCGGTCCTCACCAAGCTTCCGCTGGTGCTCGCGATCGGCCTGCTGATGCCCGCCGTCGCCGCTCTGTTCGCGCTGCGCAAGTACCTGAAGGTGTGA
- a CDS encoding S41 family peptidase, whose amino-acid sequence MSGCSHRFRPRGLCRGAALTLVFGCALATGAATGSLPQDLDPGAGPQTRAVSSTVAPVDRDEIEDAAAEAEADGKSVKDAAEEVVSRSGDRWGAVYDEREYEEFEQALDGSYTGVGLSARRTDRGEVTVSRVRAGGPADRAGIRAGDLLRTLDGRAVGKRPVAEVVALLRGDGTGAAEGSRVEVGLVREGRSWTRTLQRARLTADAVTVRRLGTEPSSAVLVKVAAFTKGAGAEVREAVREAPEGAGILLDLRANSGGLVAEAVVAASAFLDGGLVATYDVRGEQQALYADPGGDTERPVVVLVDGGTMSAAELLTGALQDRGRAVTVGSPTFGKGSVQMPSELPGGSVAELTVGHYRTPAGRNVDGRGITPDLVVGTRAQQRAETVLSGLGGGS is encoded by the coding sequence ATGTCGGGTTGTTCGCACCGCTTCCGGCCCCGCGGTCTCTGCCGCGGGGCGGCCCTGACATTGGTCTTCGGGTGTGCTCTCGCCACCGGCGCCGCGACCGGTTCACTGCCCCAGGACCTCGATCCCGGGGCCGGGCCGCAGACCCGTGCCGTCTCCTCCACCGTCGCCCCGGTCGACCGTGACGAGATCGAGGACGCCGCCGCCGAGGCCGAGGCGGACGGGAAGTCCGTGAAGGACGCCGCGGAGGAGGTCGTCAGCCGGAGCGGGGACCGCTGGGGCGCGGTCTACGACGAGCGGGAGTACGAGGAGTTCGAGCAGGCGCTGGACGGCTCCTACACCGGCGTCGGGCTCTCCGCCCGGCGCACCGACCGCGGCGAGGTCACGGTGTCGCGCGTGCGGGCCGGAGGCCCCGCCGACCGGGCCGGCATCCGCGCCGGCGACCTGCTGCGCACCCTGGACGGCCGCGCGGTCGGCAAGCGTCCCGTCGCGGAGGTCGTCGCGTTGCTGCGCGGCGACGGTACGGGGGCGGCCGAGGGCAGCCGGGTGGAGGTCGGCCTGGTCCGCGAGGGCCGGAGCTGGACCAGGACCCTTCAGCGGGCCCGGCTGACCGCCGACGCGGTCACCGTGCGGCGGCTGGGGACCGAGCCGTCGTCGGCGGTCCTGGTCAAGGTCGCGGCCTTCACCAAGGGCGCCGGGGCCGAGGTCCGGGAGGCGGTCCGCGAGGCTCCCGAGGGGGCCGGGATACTGCTCGACCTGCGCGCCAACTCCGGCGGACTCGTCGCCGAGGCCGTCGTCGCCGCCTCCGCCTTCCTGGACGGCGGGCTGGTCGCCACGTACGACGTGCGCGGGGAGCAGCAGGCCCTGTACGCCGACCCGGGCGGGGACACGGAGCGGCCGGTCGTCGTGCTGGTCGACGGCGGCACGATGAGCGCCGCCGAGCTGCTGACCGGTGCGCTCCAGGACCGGGGCCGCGCGGTCACCGTCGGCTCGCCCACCTTCGGCAAGGGATCCGTGCAGATGCCCAGCGAGCTTCCGGGCGGTTCGGTGGCCGAGCTGACCGTCGGCCACTACCGCACGCCGGCCGGCCGGAACGTCGACGGCAGGGGCATCACGCCCGACCTCGTGGTGGGGACGCGGGCCCAGCAGCGGGCCGAGACGGTATTGAGTGGCCTCGGGGGCGGGTCGTAG
- a CDS encoding LPXTG cell wall anchor domain-containing protein, producing MTKKTRIRVARIAAGAVIAAGASLTAAGAAQAIGGGVDAGVAEVEVQTGLLGGGEENPAGGADVGGGGDQGGGDQGGGDQGGGDQGGGDQGGGDQGGGDQGGGDQGGGDQGGGDQGGGDQGGGDQGGGDQGGGDQGGGDQGGGDQGGGDQGGGDQGGGDQGGGDQGGGDQGGGDQGGGDQGGGDQGGGDQGGGDQGGGDQGGGDQGGGDQGGGDQGGGDQGGTANNGGTGNNGGTGNNGGGDQGGTGTTGSASAGSTGGATTGGGDAGTCTVDLDGAECTDNTDTDSVGNKPVEQSKGKEELAETGAAETTFLVIGAATMIAGGIGFRILPRLVGGGRAVA from the coding sequence ATGACGAAGAAGACGCGTATTCGCGTCGCGCGGATCGCCGCTGGTGCGGTCATCGCCGCGGGTGCCTCGCTGACCGCGGCCGGTGCGGCGCAGGCGATCGGTGGCGGCGTCGACGCCGGCGTCGCCGAGGTCGAGGTGCAGACGGGCCTGCTGGGCGGGGGCGAGGAGAACCCGGCCGGTGGCGCCGACGTCGGTGGTGGTGGCGACCAGGGCGGTGGCGACCAGGGCGGTGGCGACCAGGGCGGTGGCGACCAGGGTGGCGGCGACCAGGGCGGTGGCGACCAGGGTGGCGGCGACCAGGGTGGCGGCGACCAGGGTGGCGGCGACCAGGGCGGTGGCGACCAGGGTGGCGGCGACCAGGGCGGTGGCGACCAGGGCGGTGGCGACCAGGGCGGTGGCGACCAGGGCGGTGGCGACCAGGGCGGTGGCGACCAGGGCGGTGGCGACCAGGGCGGTGGCGACCAGGGCGGTGGCGACCAGGGCGGTGGCGACCAGGGCGGTGGCGACCAGGGTGGCGGCGACCAGGGCGGTGGCGACCAGGGCGGTGGCGACCAGGGTGGCGGCGACCAGGGTGGCGGCGACCAGGGTGGCGGCGACCAGGGCGGTGGCGACCAGGGCGGTGGCGACCAGGGTGGCGGCGACCAGGGTGGCGGCGACCAGGGCGGTACTGCCAACAACGGTGGCACCGGCAACAACGGCGGCACCGGCAACAATGGCGGCGGCGACCAGGGCGGCACCGGCACCACCGGTTCGGCCTCGGCCGGCTCGACCGGTGGCGCCACCACCGGCGGCGGCGACGCCGGCACCTGCACCGTCGACCTCGACGGCGCCGAGTGCACCGACAACACGGACACCGACAGCGTCGGCAACAAGCCGGTCGAGCAGAGCAAGGGCAAGGAAGAGCTCGCCGAGACCGGCGCGGCCGAGACGACCTTCCTGGTCATCGGCGCCGCGACGATGATCGCGGGCGGCATCGGCTTCCGCATCCTGCCGCGCCTCGTCGGCGGCGGTCGCGCGGTCGCCTAG
- the ftsE gene encoding cell division ATP-binding protein FtsE: MIRFDNVSKTYPKQTRPALRDVSLDIEKGEFVFLVGSSGSGKSTFMRLILREERASTGMVHVLGKDLARLSNWKVPQMRRQLGTVFQDFRLLPNKTVAENVAFAQEVIGKPRGEIRKAVPQVLDLVGLGGKEERMPGELSGGEQQRVAIARAFVNRPMLLIADEPTGNLDPQTSVGIMKLLDRINRTGTTVIMATHDQNIVDQMRKRVIELEQGRLVRDQARGVYGYQH; the protein is encoded by the coding sequence GTGATCCGATTCGACAACGTCTCCAAGACCTACCCGAAGCAGACCCGACCGGCTCTGCGCGATGTCTCGCTGGACATCGAGAAGGGTGAGTTCGTCTTCCTGGTGGGGTCCTCCGGCTCCGGCAAGTCGACCTTCATGCGACTGATCCTGCGCGAGGAGCGCGCCAGCACGGGCATGGTCCATGTGCTCGGCAAGGATCTCGCGCGCCTGTCCAACTGGAAGGTGCCGCAGATGCGCCGCCAGCTGGGGACGGTGTTCCAGGACTTCCGCCTGCTGCCGAACAAGACGGTCGCGGAGAACGTGGCCTTCGCGCAGGAGGTCATCGGCAAGCCCCGCGGCGAGATCCGCAAGGCCGTGCCCCAGGTCCTCGACCTCGTCGGCCTCGGCGGCAAGGAGGAGCGGATGCCGGGCGAGCTCTCCGGTGGTGAGCAGCAGCGCGTGGCCATCGCCCGCGCCTTCGTGAACCGCCCCATGCTGCTGATCGCGGACGAGCCGACCGGCAACCTCGACCCGCAGACCTCCGTGGGCATCATGAAGCTGCTGGACCGGATCAACCGGACCGGCACCACCGTGATCATGGCGACCCACGACCAGAACATCGTCGACCAGATGCGCAAGCGCGTCATCGAGCTCGAGCAGGGCCGTCTCGTACGCGACCAGGCACGCGGCGTCTACGGCTACCAGCACTGA
- a CDS encoding serine/threonine-protein kinase, whose protein sequence is MARNIGSRYTAHQILGRGSAGTVWLGEGPEGPVAIKLLREDLASDQELVGRFVQERTALLGLDHPHVVAVRDLVVDGTDLALVMTLVRGTDLRTRLDRERRLAPEAAVAIIADVADGLAAAHKAHVVHRDVKPENILLDMEGPLGPAGAHPALLTDFGVAKLIDTPRRTKATKIIGTPDYLAPEIVEGLPPRAAVDIYALATVLYELLAGFTPFGGGHPGAVLRRHVTETVVPLPGIPEELWQLLVQCLAKAPASRLRASELAVRLRDLLPLLAGIPPLEVDEPGPEEHDQQPAGYDEQQYTPAAEEPRRRGAVPLVPGSAPDSNRDTHTSMRVPAPDELAGGPLGTARAPRAPGRPRPGSARNKAAAVRKRRITLGVAALALCAAVAVGGWLATGGADEGPTPRDSENSAPASP, encoded by the coding sequence TTGGCACGGAATATCGGCAGCCGGTACACGGCCCACCAGATCCTGGGGCGCGGCAGCGCCGGCACGGTATGGCTCGGCGAAGGGCCCGAGGGCCCGGTCGCCATCAAGCTGCTCCGTGAGGACCTCGCGTCCGACCAGGAGCTCGTGGGCCGCTTCGTGCAGGAGCGCACCGCCCTGCTCGGACTCGACCACCCGCACGTGGTCGCCGTCCGGGACCTCGTCGTGGACGGCACCGACCTGGCCCTGGTCATGACCCTCGTACGCGGCACCGACCTGCGCACCCGGCTGGACCGTGAACGCCGCCTCGCCCCCGAGGCCGCCGTCGCGATCATCGCGGACGTCGCCGACGGACTCGCCGCCGCGCACAAGGCCCACGTGGTCCACCGGGACGTCAAGCCGGAGAACATCCTGCTCGACATGGAGGGCCCGCTCGGCCCCGCCGGCGCGCATCCGGCCCTGCTCACCGACTTCGGCGTCGCCAAACTGATCGACACCCCGCGCCGCACCAAGGCCACGAAGATCATCGGTACGCCGGACTATCTGGCGCCCGAGATCGTCGAGGGCCTCCCGCCGCGCGCCGCCGTCGACATCTACGCCCTGGCGACCGTGCTCTACGAGCTGCTCGCCGGATTCACGCCCTTCGGCGGCGGTCACCCCGGCGCGGTCCTGCGCCGGCACGTCACCGAGACCGTCGTCCCGCTCCCCGGCATTCCCGAGGAGCTCTGGCAGCTCCTGGTCCAGTGCCTGGCCAAGGCCCCCGCCTCCCGGCTGCGCGCCTCGGAGCTGGCCGTACGGCTGCGCGATCTGCTGCCCCTGCTGGCGGGGATACCCCCGCTGGAGGTGGACGAGCCGGGCCCGGAGGAGCACGACCAGCAGCCCGCAGGCTACGACGAACAGCAGTACACCCCGGCAGCCGAGGAGCCCCGCCGCCGTGGGGCGGTCCCCCTGGTGCCCGGCTCCGCACCCGACTCGAACCGGGACACCCACACGAGCATGCGCGTCCCCGCCCCGGACGAGCTGGCGGGCGGCCCTCTCGGAACGGCCCGCGCCCCCCGCGCCCCGGGCAGGCCCCGGCCCGGTTCCGCCCGCAACAAGGCGGCGGCCGTCCGCAAGCGCCGCATCACCCTCGGTGTCGCCGCCCTCGCCCTCTGCGCGGCCGTCGCGGTCGGCGGCTGGCTGGCCACCGGCGGCGCCGACGAGGGCCCGACCCCCCGGGACAGCGAGAACTCGGCCCCGGCGTCCCCGTGA